Proteins co-encoded in one Garra rufa chromosome 21, GarRuf1.0, whole genome shotgun sequence genomic window:
- the evla gene encoding enah/Vasp-like a isoform X3, producing the protein MLGPEFSPGPIRRISSTVIKLSSPGAHRQNGPVTDDGEAQRRQMMDQHQMQMERERRTSGSAVSTLQFKVSASASQSETTLHDLRQYRANTLPPSYAHLNPMQPSSHASSSSQERESGYRTVDSPQKKAQQLSQLSTSLASAFSPVQPGVTPPPRNIKQIPLSPPTAHQDPKHATWSSTHMYAPLPTASPPVIMAVPVKQPALPVALPLLPLNNGPKAPNTSHLEPVTHHQQSSGGPPEEYCPYQNPPAQVTSGVPLHPHFPIQESSCPLPPFIGQPVQGPALHQQQLYQATPPFNTTPTSHSALCERATPKTSPSPVYQNATASSTGPPLPPGHPSMLSSTPPVHPPTSACMAGPPAPPPPPGPPPPGPPPPATGPPPTPPPLPAGGGAAPSGLAAALAGAKLRKVQRPEESSSSKNDANRSSGGSGGSGGGGEGLMQEMNALLARRRKASEKPEDGQNEESNGSPSSSSRGQNSDPVKKPWERANSADKSSAVSRAKPIGSTGDAESLDFDRMKQEILEEVVRELQKVKEEIIDAIRRELLRIGST; encoded by the exons ATGCTTGGACCAGAGTTTTCCCCGGGGCCAATCCGCCGGATCAGCTCCACAGTAATAAAGCTCAGCA GTCCAGGAGCACATCGTCAGAACGGACCGGTGACAGATGATGGCGAGGCTCAGAGGAG GCAAATGATGGACCAGCATCAGATGCAGATGGAAAGGGAACGGCGAACATCTGGCTCTGCAG TCTCCACCCTTCAGTTTAAAGTATCAGCATCTGCCTCTCAGTCCGAAACCACTCTGCATGACCTCAGACAGTATCGGGCTAACACTCTTCCCCCTTCCTATGCTCACCTTAACCCCATGCAGCCTTCCTCCCACGCCTCCTCTTCCTCCCAGGAACGAGAGAGCGGCTACCGCACTGTGGACTCCCCTCAAAAAAAGGCACAGCAGCTTTCCCAGCTTTCCACCTCTCTGGCTTCCGCTTTCTCCCCCGTGCAGCCGGGTGTCACCCCTCCGCCTCGCAACATCAAGCAAATCCCTCTTTCCCCTCCGACGGCCCATCAGGACCCCAAACATGCCACATGGTCCTCCACCCACATGTACGCCCCGTTACCCACGGCATCGCCACCCGTTATAATGGCGGTGCCGGTCAAACAACCCGCCCTGCCTGTCGCCCTCCCTTTGCTGCCTCTAAACAACGGCCCAAAAGCTCCTAACACATCCCACTTGGAGCCTGTAACACACCACCAACAGTCGTCCGGTGGCCCGCCAGAGGAGTACTGCCCGTACCAAAACCCTCCTGCGCAAGTCACCTCTGGAGTTCCGTTGCACCCACACTTTCCCATACAAGAATCGTCTTGCCCCCTGCCCCCTTTCATTGGCCAGCCCGTCCAAGGCCCCGCCCTCCACCAGCAGCAGCTATACCAGGCCACGCCCCCTTTCAACACCACACCCACCTCTCACTCTGCTCTGTGTGAGAGGGCAACGCCCAAGACTTCTCCCTCGCCTGTTTATCAAAACGCCACAGCGTCCAGCA CAGGTCCTCCTCTTCCACCAGGTCATCCCTCCATGCTCTCATCCACCCCTCCTGTTCACCCCCCTACCTCAGCATGCATGGCGGGTCCACCGGCCCCTCCGCCCCCTCCTGGGCCTCCCCCGCCCGGGCCGCCACCACCCGCCACAGGGCCCCCTCCTACCCCGCCTCCACTGCCGGCTGGTGGAGGTGCTGCTCCGTCAGGTTTGGCTGCAGCTCTAGCTGGTGCCAAGCTGCGAAAAGTGCAGCGG CCAGAGGAAAGCAGTAGTAGCAAGAATGATGCCAATCGCTCCAGTGGAGGCAGTGGAGGCAGCGGAGGAGGTGGAGAAGGTCTCATGCAGGAGATGAATGCCCTTTTAGCACGAAG GAGGAAGGCCTCAGAGAAACCAGAAGACGGTCAAAAT GAGGAGTCTAATGGATCCCCTTCATCATCTTCTCGTGGACAAAACTCAG ATCCTGTGAAGAAGCCATGGGAACGAGCAAACTCTGCAGACAAGTCTTCAGCTGTGTCGAG GGCAAAACCAATCGGAAGCACCGGTGATGCTGAGTCATTGGACTTTGACAGAATGAAACAG GAGATCTTGGAGGAAGTTGTGCGGGAATTGCAGAAAGTAAAAGAAGAAATCATCGATG CCATTAGAAGGGAACTGCTGAGAATTGGCTCCACATAG
- the degs2 gene encoding sphingolipid delta(4)-desaturase/C4-monooxygenase DES2 — protein sequence MGKAVGRWDFEWVYNEQPHTWRRKEILAKYPEIKSLMGHDPQLKWVVSGMVLTQLLACYMVHELSWKWVLFWAYAFGGCINHSLTLAIHDISHNVAFGTKRARWNRWFAMFANLPIGLPYSASFKKYHIDHHRYLGGDGLDVDIPTDLEGWFFCTPARKVVWLFLQPLFYALRPLVVNPKPVTRLEMLNAVVQFVVDIIIYYFWGLKPIVYLISGSILCMGLHPISGHFIAEHYMFMKGHETYSYYGPLNLITFNVGYHMEHHDFPSIPGSKLPEVKRIAAEYYDSLPQHTSWMRVLWDFVFDDTIGPYARIKRQYTLGKKE from the exons CAAAGTATCCCGAAATCAAGTCTTTGATGGGTCACGACCCCCAGCTGAAGTGGGTTGTGTCAGGGATGGTACTCACCCAGCTCCTGGCATGTTACATGGTCCATGAGCTCTCCTGGAAGTGGGTGTTGTTTTGGGCATATGCATTCGGTGGCTGCATCAACCACTCTTTGACCCTAGCCATCCATGACATTTCACACAATGTGGCCTTTGGCACCAAAAGAGCACGGTGGAACCGCTGGTTCGCCATGTTCGCCAATCTCCCAATCGGCTTGCCTTACTCTGCATCCTTCAAGAAGTACCACATCGACCACCATCGTTATCTCGGAGGAGATGGATTGGATGTAGACATTCCTACTGACCTCGAAGGCTGGTTCTTCTGCACCCCAGCCAGAAAGGTGGTCTGGCTCTTTCTCCAGCCTTTGTTCTACGCGCTCCGACCATTAGTGGTGAACCCCAAACCCGTGACTAGGTTGGAAATGCTGAATGCAGTTGTCCAGTTTGTGGTAGACATTATCATCTATTATTTCTGGGGTCTCAAGCCCATAGTCTACCTCATCTCTGGCTCCATACTGTGTATGGGCCTGCATCCCATCTCTGGACACTTCATCGCGGAGCACTACATGTTTATGAAAGGTCACGAAACCTACTCTTATTACGGCCCTCTCAACTTAATAACCTTCAACGTGGGATACCATATGGAGCACCATGACTTCCCCAGCATTCCTGGCAGCAAATTACCTGAG GTCAAGAGGATTGCAGCAGAGTACTATGACTCACTCCCTCAACACACTTCCTGGATGCGAGTGCTCTGGGATTTTGTATTCGATGACACCATCGGCCCCTACGCTAGAATCAAGAGACAATACACACTTGGCAAAAAGGAATGA